A window of bacterium genomic DNA:
CGCTGCCTCCTGCAGAGCGGGTGCGTGCTGGGCGGGGACGGGTTTGGGTTTGTCTGCGACCGTCGCGGCGTGCAGCAGAAAGTGCCCCAGGTGAGCGGTCTGGTGCTGGGCGATGATGTCGAGGTGGGGGCCAACACCACGATCGACCGCGGCACCCTGGCCCCGACCCGGATCGGCAACGGGGTTAAGTTCGACAACTTGGTGCATATCGCGCACAACGTGGAAATAGGGGACAACACCCTGGTGGTGGCCCAGGTGGGCGTGAGTGGCTCGACCAAGGTCGGGCGGAGTGTGATCCTGGCCGGACAGGCCGGGGTGGGCGGCCACCTGCGGATCGGCGACCGGGTCAAGGTGGGCGCTCAGGCAGGCGTTACAAAGAGCATACCGGTGGATGCCGAGGTCTCGGGTTATCCCGCTCGTCCGCACCACGAGTCCTTACGTTCGCAGGCTCTGATTTCACGATTGCCGCAGATGATTGATACTGTCAAGGGCTTACTGGAACGGGTCCGCCGTCTCGAAAACGGTTCCAAATCCAGTTGAGCCTTGTTTTTCAGCCGTGGCGTTGATAACGGAGCCTCCAGGGCCTTTGGCTCGGGAGGCCGAGTTGTAGGCAGGTGCTAAATGGATGCGCTTGCTGGTTCAGAAAATAGCAGAGATTGCCTTTCTATAAGGCTTCTAACGGATAAGGAGAGGTTGGTGAAGCAGAAGACCATAGCCCGGCCTGTCAGTTGTTCTGGAATCGGGATACACACGGGTGTGCACACGACTGTCAAGTTCTGCCCTGCCGAGGTAAACACCGGCGTAGTGTTTATCCGCACGGACATGGAAAACCAGCCGGTCATTCCGGCCCGTGTCGAGAATGTGAGCAGTGTCAACCGCGGCACCACTATCTCCAGCAACGGCGCCAAGGTCTATACGGTGGAGCACGTGCTGGCCGCGGTGGCCGGGCTGGGGATCGACAACCTGCGCATCGAGCTGGACGGGATCGAGACCCCGGTGGGGGACGGCAGTTCGCATGTGTTTGTCACGGCCCTGGAAAGCGCCGGGGTGGTCGAGCAGGAGGCGGCCCGGAAAGTGGCGGTCCTCACCGAGCCGCTCACCTTCGAGGAGAACGGCGTGCATTTCCTGCTCCTGCCCAGCGACAGCCTCAAGATCAGTTTCCACATCGAGTACCCCAACCCCATAGTCGGCTGCCAGTTCGATTCCATAGAGATCACGCCCGAGAATTTCCGCAAGTACATCTCCATCGCCCGCACCTTCGCTTTCCTGGACGACATCGAGGGGCTGAAGAAAGCAGGACTGATCAAGGGCGGGAGCTTGGACAACGCGGTGGTGATCGACAAGGACCGCATCCTCAACGACGATCCGCTGCGCTCCCCCAAGGAGCTGGTCCGCCACAAGATTCTCGATCTGCTGGGGGATGTGTTCCTGCTGGGGATGCCGATCCAGGCGCATATCATCGCCTCCAAGAGCGGGCACCCGACCAACATATCCCTGGTGCGCAAACTGCGCGAGCACCTGGCCCGCCAGGACCAGGCCGCGGCCGTGGAGGACATCTCTGTCCCGGCGGAGGGCCGTCAGCTCATCGGGCGGGCCGGTTCGGATATGCCTCCGGGTGATATCCGCGGGATGGTCATGGGGATCAAGGAGATCATGGCCAAGATACCGCACCGCTACCCGTTCCTGCTGGTGGACCGGATCCTGCATTTCGAGGCTGAGAAGCGGGTCGTGGGCCTGAAAAACGTCTCGATGAACGAGCACTTCTTCCAGGGGCATTTCCCCGGACACCCGATCATGCCGGGGGTGCTGATCATCGAGGCCATGGGTCAGACTGGCGGGCTGCTGCTGATGAACAGCGTCCCGGAGCCGGAGAACAAGGTGATGTATTTCATGAGCCTGGACCAGATCAAGTTCCGCAAGCCGGTTTTCCCGGGGGATCAGCTCAGGATGGAAGTGGAGATGATCAAGTTCCGCCACCGTATCTGCAAGATGTACGGACGCAGCTACGTGGGCGATGACCTGGTGGCCGAGGCCGAGATGACCGCCATGGTCGTCGACCGTGACCGTCTGCCGGATACGGGTGTCTGAGTGGAAGGTGGCTGTTTTGCAGACAGTAAGCTGCACAAGAGGAAACAGAATGCTTATCAGCGCCGGCAAAGCCCGGACTGGATTGTGAATTCGGCCCCTGAGTCAGGGGCCTGCCGCGAGGAAAGAAAATTGGCCATTCATCCAACCGCGATAATCGATCCCTCGGCAGAGATCGCCGGGGACGTGGAGGTCGGTCCTTATACGGTGATCGGCCCGAACGTGAAGATCGGCCCGGGCACAGTGCTCGGACCGCACGTCTTCATCTACAAGAACACCACCATCGGACGGGATTGCCGTCTCTGGAACGGGGCCGCCCTGGGCGCCGACAGCCAGGACCTCAAGTACACCGGCCAGCCGACCTATCTCGAAATCGCCGACCGCACCACGATCCGCGAGTTCGCCACCCTGAACCGCGCCACCACCGAGGGCTGCGCCACCCATGTGGGCAGCGACTGCCTGATCATGGCCTATTCGCACGTGGCGCACGATTGTAATGTGGGCGACAACGTGATCCTCTCCAATGCGGTCAACATGGCCGGGCATGTCACGATCGGCGACTTCGCCATAATCAGCGGCCTGACCTGCATCCACCAGTTCGTGCACGTGGGTGTGCATAGCTTCATCGGTGGGGGCAGCCGGGTGCCCAAGGATGTGCCGCCCTACGTGATGGCCGTGGGCAACCCGATCATGCTCAACGGCCTGAACACCGTGGGCCTTCAGCGCCGCGGGTTCAGCGAGGAGGTGCGCCTGGAGCTCAAGCGCGCCTACAAGATATTCTTCCGCAGCCAGTACAACATCTCGCAGGCCTTGGAAATCGCGCGCACCGAGCTGAAACAGCTCCCGGAGATCAAGATTTTCAACGATTTCATCGCCCGCTCCGAGCGCGGCGTGCTGGTCTGAGGTGAAGGGTCTGCGAAGTGGTGTTTGTTTGAAATAGGCAGGTTGTGTGGTGATTTGACAACAATGTCCGATTGATTCTCTTATAAAGACCTGTAGGGGCGGGCCCATGTGTCCGCCCGGGCGCACACGCGGGTGCGCCCCTGCATTAGATGCAATAGTTTTTGACCCCCTAATGGGATCAGGCCGGTCTAAAGCGCCTGATTCCCCTTCCTGCTCAGTATAACCGAAAGCCGAGGTTCCCGATGGCCCGGTTGTACGTCCTGTTCGCCGCGGTTTACCTGCTCGAAGGCGTTACCGAAGTCCCGTTCATCCTGAACGTGTACCTGAGCAAGGTGATGCAGTTCAGCCCGTCCCAGGTGGCGCAGACCCTGTTCCTGGGCGGGATGTGGTTCATCCTGCTCAAGCCGGTGCTGGGCTTTGTCGCCGATTTCTGGCGGCGGTTCAGCACGCGGGTCGCCCTGGGCCTGGGAGTCCTCTGCTCGGCGGGCGGCTGGCTGCTGATCGCACGGGCGCAGACCCAGGCCGCGATGATCGCCGGGGTGAGCCTCAAGGTGGTGGCGATCGCTCTGCTGGATGTGCTGATCGACGGGATGATCGTGTCGGTGAGCCATGCGAAAAACCGCAGCCTGATCCAGAGCATAGTCTACGCCGCCCGGTTCGGCGGGGGGATGCTCTGCGCCAACTGGGCCGGCGGGATGATCACCGAGAGCACGGCCGCGTTCACCCAGATTTATTATGTGTTCTCGCTGGCCTCCCTGGCCGTGCTCCTGCCGGTGTTCCTCTACCGCAAACGTTATGTCGAGGCGGGGCAGGCCGCGGGCGAGCCGGAAACGGCAGAGGTTCAGCCCGAGGCGGCCCTCACTTTCAGCCAGCGCCTGGGGCAGATACGCACCCCGGCCTTTTTCTGGCTTTTCGCCCTGCTGTTCCTGGTCGCCTTCGGGGTGGACACCTCCACCTTTTTCGACCCGGTGCTGGAGGAGCGGTTCAGCGGCGAGTTCCTGGGGGCGATCACCACGGCCTACTATGTGGGTATCCTGGCCGGGATCGGGGCGTTCCCCCTGGCGCGGCGGCGGTTCGGGATGCGGCCGGTGTTCGTGGCCTCGCT
This region includes:
- the lpxA gene encoding acyl-ACP--UDP-N-acetylglucosamine O-acyltransferase: MAIHPTAIIDPSAEIAGDVEVGPYTVIGPNVKIGPGTVLGPHVFIYKNTTIGRDCRLWNGAALGADSQDLKYTGQPTYLEIADRTTIREFATLNRATTEGCATHVGSDCLIMAYSHVAHDCNVGDNVILSNAVNMAGHVTIGDFAIISGLTCIHQFVHVGVHSFIGGGSRVPKDVPPYVMAVGNPIMLNGLNTVGLQRRGFSEEVRLELKRAYKIFFRSQYNISQALEIARTELKQLPEIKIFNDFIARSERGVLV
- the lpxD gene encoding UDP-3-O-(3-hydroxymyristoyl)glucosamine N-acyltransferase; translation: MPKYCLGEIAEKVNGKVRGNPNVEISGVAGLEEARDGDISFLANPKYLSRLGSTNAAAVIISENNGHVPDKRNYLLVDNPYMSFLHTVELFYPQSRNFVPGIHPTAVVDPSATIEAGVYIGPLVVVEPNAHIGEGSILQARSYVGEYSRIGAQTRLMPGVTVLDHVTVGQRCLLQSGCVLGGDGFGFVCDRRGVQQKVPQVSGLVLGDDVEVGANTTIDRGTLAPTRIGNGVKFDNLVHIAHNVEIGDNTLVVAQVGVSGSTKVGRSVILAGQAGVGGHLRIGDRVKVGAQAGVTKSIPVDAEVSGYPARPHHESLRSQALISRLPQMIDTVKGLLERVRRLENGSKSS
- a CDS encoding bifunctional UDP-3-O-[3-hydroxymyristoyl] N-acetylglucosamine deacetylase/3-hydroxyacyl-ACP dehydratase, which produces MKQKTIARPVSCSGIGIHTGVHTTVKFCPAEVNTGVVFIRTDMENQPVIPARVENVSSVNRGTTISSNGAKVYTVEHVLAAVAGLGIDNLRIELDGIETPVGDGSSHVFVTALESAGVVEQEAARKVAVLTEPLTFEENGVHFLLLPSDSLKISFHIEYPNPIVGCQFDSIEITPENFRKYISIARTFAFLDDIEGLKKAGLIKGGSLDNAVVIDKDRILNDDPLRSPKELVRHKILDLLGDVFLLGMPIQAHIIASKSGHPTNISLVRKLREHLARQDQAAAVEDISVPAEGRQLIGRAGSDMPPGDIRGMVMGIKEIMAKIPHRYPFLLVDRILHFEAEKRVVGLKNVSMNEHFFQGHFPGHPIMPGVLIIEAMGQTGGLLLMNSVPEPENKVMYFMSLDQIKFRKPVFPGDQLRMEVEMIKFRHRICKMYGRSYVGDDLVAEAEMTAMVVDRDRLPDTGV
- a CDS encoding folate/biopterin family MFS transporter, with translation MARLYVLFAAVYLLEGVTEVPFILNVYLSKVMQFSPSQVAQTLFLGGMWFILLKPVLGFVADFWRRFSTRVALGLGVLCSAGGWLLIARAQTQAAMIAGVSLKVVAIALLDVLIDGMIVSVSHAKNRSLIQSIVYAARFGGGMLCANWAGGMITESTAAFTQIYYVFSLASLAVLLPVFLYRKRYVEAGQAAGEPETAEVQPEAALTFSQRLGQIRTPAFFWLFALLFLVAFGVDTSTFFDPVLEERFSGEFLGAITTAYYVGILAGIGAFPLARRRFGMRPVFVASLIGWSLVEISCLGIQTWNGHGLYFLGGFFNAWSSIALLTVATAMCKIRGVETFAFATAVSFKNLMDQSNVLLGGYVMEWLGLTWLFVISALCGLLPFLVLHKLAFEEV